Part of the bacterium genome is shown below.
TTATTGATAAAATGGTGGGTGATGCTAAGGTAAAAATATTAAAAACACCGGATATGAAGCTTTATGTTGAACACTATCATCCTTTAACATATTTTAGAACATTGTCTTATGATCTTAATCTATTAGATAAAGAAAAAGATCATCATATAGTTTTAACCTGGTCACCAATAGATTTAATTTTATACATTGATGGTAAACCTGTAGCTAAAATTGAAAATAGATTAGAAGCATTGGTTGTTTAGAAACTTTTGCGGGAGTAACTCAGCTGGCAGAGTGCAACCTTGCCAAGGTTGAAGTCGAGGGTTCAAATCCCTTCTCCCGCTTGAAGAAATGTTGAATTTTGAATGATGAATTCTAAATTAAAAGGAAAATTTTACAATAATAATTCAAAATTTAAAATTTTTTAAAATATGGCAATTGAATTGACAGACGAAAATTTTAAGAAGGAGGTTCTTGAAGCTGAAATTCCAGTAGTAGTAGATTTCTGGGCACCCTGGTGTGGGCCATGCAGAATGCTTGCTTCGGTAATTGATGAACTGGCAGAGGAGTATAAAGAAAAGGTAAAAATAGGCAAGCTCAATGTTGACGAGAATAGAAATATAGCAATAGAATATGGGGTAATGAGTATTCCAACCCTTAAGTTTTTTAATAAGGGACAGATTGTCAATGAGATAATTGGTGTAGTAAATAAGGATGTTTTGAAAAAGAAGCTTGATAAATTAATCTCCGGGGTGTAGCGCAGCCCGGTTTAGCGCGCCTGCTTTGGGAGCAGGAAGTCAGAGGTTCAAATCCTCTCACCCCGAAAAGGAAAGAAAAATAAAATGGGACAAAAGAGGATTTGAAGCCCGAAGCGAAGCGAAGGGCCGAACTATTAGATTTTATTAGGCGAAAAACGAGCAAGTGCGAGTTTTTGAGCCTTAGAAAGCCAAGATTGTGAAGCAATCGTTTGTTTTAAGGACTCCAAAGGTTCATCATCTCTTAAGATAATTCCATCTATAAGCCTTGCCCCAATTGTTGCAAAGAATGCCCTTATCACATCAATACATCCAGGGAAATTTTCTTTTTTTTCACAGGTTAAGATAAAAAATCCAAGGGCTTTTTTTTCTATTTTTCTATTCCATAAAACTTGGCATCGATCAATCATAGCCTTAAGATGAGAGGGAATGCCTTTAAAATAAACAGGCGAGGAAAGAATAATTATATCAGATGAAATAAGGCTTGGGATTACCTCCTCCATATCGTCCTTGATATTGCATATTCCATTTCTGCTACATTCAAGGCAGCCAGAGCAGGGTTTGATATTTTTGTTTCTAATATAGAGCCTTTCAGCCTCTACATTTTTAAGCAGGATGTTTAATGCTTTTTCTGATCTTCCATTTTCCCTTGGGCTTCCATAAATCGCAAGAAGCTTACCCAATTACTTCATCATATGCCCTTTTTATGGCAGAAATATTTCCTAAGAGAAGCTCCTTCTTTTTCTTTCCCAATTTCTTCTCTGTATATGAGATAAGGGTGTCAATGGGAAGGAGGTTTGAGACCTTTGCTAATGCAGAGAGCATCGGTGTATTTGGGAGATCCTTTCCAATGGTTTCTAAAGCAATCTTTGAGGCATCAAGCGTAAAAATGTTTTTATGGGTAATATTTTTCTTTTTCCTAAAATCCTCTGGCTTATCCTCTGTATTGACAATGAGCATTCCATTTTCACAAAGACCAGAGGTAACATTTTCTGTGTCAACCAGGGTTGGGTCTAAAACAACAACAATATCTGGCGATTTTATCCC
Proteins encoded:
- the trxA gene encoding thioredoxin; its protein translation is MAIELTDENFKKEVLEAEIPVVVDFWAPWCGPCRMLASVIDELAEEYKEKVKIGKLNVDENRNIAIEYGVMSIPTLKFFNKGQIVNEIIGVVNKDVLKKKLDKLISGV
- a CDS encoding NAD(P)H-dependent oxidoreductase, whose translation is MGKLLAIYGSPRENGRSEKALNILLKNVEAERLYIRNKNIKPCSGCLECSRNGICNIKDDMEEVIPSLISSDIIILSSPVYFKGIPSHLKAMIDRCQVLWNRKIEKKALGFFILTCEKKENFPGCIDVIRAFFATIGARLIDGIILRDDEPLESLKQTIASQSWLSKAQKLALARFSPNKI
- a CDS encoding 2-oxoacid:acceptor oxidoreductase family protein produces the protein MIEIRWHGRGGQGAKTAALIFAEASLEAGKYVQAFPEYGPERMGAPVCAFNRLSSLPISLHCGIKSPDIVVVLDPTLVDTENVTSGLCENGMLIVNTEDKPEDFRKKKNITHKNIFTLDASKIALETIGKDLPNTPMLSALAKVSNLLPIDTLISYTEKKLGKKKKELLLGNISAIKRAYDEVIG